From Shewanella psychrophila, a single genomic window includes:
- a CDS encoding alpha-ketoacid dehydrogenase subunit beta produces the protein MAEINMLQAINDALSIALESNEKSILFGEDVGHFGGVFRATSGLQAKFGRDRCFNTPLTEQGIAGFANGLASNGMVAIAEIQFADYIFPAIDQIVNETAKFRYRSGNEFNVGGVTFRTPYGGGIAGGHYHSQSPEAYFTQTAGLKVVVPRNAYQAKGLLLASIRDKNPVIFFEPKRLYRANIAEVPDEDYEIELGKAEVVRQGTDITLLAWGAQMEIIENAADMAAKKGISCEIIDLRTLAPWDAETVATSVKKTGRLLINHEAPLTGGFAGEISATIQEECFLHLESPIARVCGLDTPYPLIHEKEYMPDALKTFEAIKATVNF, from the coding sequence GTGGCTGAGATTAATATGTTACAAGCCATCAATGATGCGCTATCCATTGCTCTGGAATCTAATGAAAAATCGATTCTGTTCGGTGAAGATGTGGGACATTTTGGTGGTGTATTTAGAGCAACCTCGGGTCTGCAAGCAAAATTTGGTCGTGATCGTTGTTTCAACACCCCTCTGACCGAACAAGGCATCGCGGGTTTTGCCAATGGTTTAGCTTCTAACGGTATGGTCGCCATTGCTGAGATCCAGTTTGCCGATTACATTTTTCCTGCCATTGATCAGATAGTCAATGAAACCGCTAAGTTCAGATATAGAAGTGGTAATGAGTTTAATGTCGGCGGTGTGACCTTCAGGACACCTTATGGTGGAGGCATCGCTGGCGGTCATTATCACTCTCAATCACCTGAAGCTTATTTCACCCAGACCGCCGGTCTCAAGGTGGTAGTGCCTCGTAATGCCTATCAGGCAAAAGGCCTGTTATTGGCGTCGATTCGCGACAAAAATCCAGTGATCTTCTTCGAGCCTAAGCGTCTTTATCGCGCCAATATTGCCGAAGTGCCCGATGAAGACTATGAGATTGAGCTCGGTAAGGCTGAAGTCGTCAGACAAGGCACTGATATCACCTTATTGGCTTGGGGCGCGCAGATGGAAATCATCGAAAATGCTGCAGACATGGCGGCTAAGAAAGGGATCTCATGTGAGATCATCGATCTAAGAACTTTAGCTCCCTGGGATGCTGAAACCGTTGCGACTTCTGTAAAAAAGACTGGCCGCCTACTTATTAACCATGAAGCTCCACTAACTGGTGGTTTCGCCGGTGAGATATCAGCGACGATACAAGAGGAGTGTTTCCTTCATCTCGAATCGCCAATCGCCAGAGTCTGTGGTTTGGATACGCCTTATCCTTTGATCCACGAAAAAGAATATATGCCTGACGCGCTTAAGACATTCGAAGCGATTAAAGCAACGGTTAATTTTTAG
- the msrA gene encoding peptide-methionine (S)-S-oxide reductase MsrA, whose translation MAIATFGAGCFWGVEYFFNEIAGVKLTACGYMGGDNATNSYKEVKTGQTGHAEVVQVEYDEALVSYQDLLDVFWQNHNPTTLNQQGGDIGSQYRSAIFFHDNRQKMIAEQSKQTLVNSGKWGERQIITEIVPALEFNRAEEYHQNYLEKNNLPSCHISF comes from the coding sequence ATGGCAATTGCGACATTTGGTGCAGGGTGTTTTTGGGGCGTTGAGTATTTTTTCAATGAGATTGCAGGCGTCAAGCTGACGGCTTGTGGCTATATGGGTGGTGACAATGCGACCAACAGCTATAAGGAAGTTAAAACTGGTCAAACGGGGCACGCCGAAGTTGTCCAGGTGGAATACGATGAAGCCTTAGTCTCTTATCAAGACTTGCTCGATGTGTTTTGGCAAAACCACAACCCGACGACACTCAACCAACAAGGGGGCGACATAGGCTCTCAATATCGCAGCGCCATTTTTTTCCACGACAATCGACAGAAAATGATTGCTGAGCAGTCGAAACAGACGCTAGTTAATAGTGGTAAATGGGGAGAAAGACAGATAATCACGGAAATAGTCCCAGCACTTGAATTTAATCGCGCCGAAGAATATCACCAGAATTACCTGGAAAAGAACAATCTCCCTAGCTGTCATATCTCTTTTTAA
- the pgm gene encoding phosphoglucomutase (alpha-D-glucose-1,6-bisphosphate-dependent), whose translation MSIHERAGLVAEQQDLVNIPKLMSHYFCIKPDIKLDEQKVSFGTSGHRGSSLKGSFNQAHILAITQAVIDHRNGAGITGPLYLGIDTHGLSQAAFITAIEVLVANEINVIIHRDDGFTPTPVVSHSIIQANKQLDALKPALADGLIITPSHNPPQDGGIKYNPPHGGPAEGEITKWIEQKANYYLGDGLKGVKRLDYAYAIASPLVKAEDLIMPYVDDLDSVIDMQAISDSGISIGVDPLGGSGIHYWSKIAKRYDVDISLVNTRIDPSFSFMPLDKDGKIRMDCSSPYAMAGLLKQQDNFDLCIGNDPDYDRHGIVCPGSGLMNPNHFLAVAIDYLVTHRPNWADSLIIGKTLVSSAMIDKVCAQHVKPLCEVPVGFKWFVDGLADASFAFGGEESAGAAFLRRDGTTWCTDKDGFILALLAAEILAVTGQTPAKRYQELVALHGESFYKRVDSPVQADKKAKFAQVLKNDVNTRTLGTEILAGESILTVLTKAPGNKADIGGIKVITENAWFAARPSGTEALFKIYGESFISLAHLEQVIDEAQAMIDALLS comes from the coding sequence TTGAGCATTCATGAGCGAGCAGGGCTGGTTGCAGAGCAACAGGACTTAGTGAATATTCCCAAGTTGATGAGTCACTACTTCTGCATTAAGCCAGATATTAAATTGGATGAGCAGAAAGTCAGCTTCGGCACATCAGGTCATCGTGGCAGCTCACTGAAGGGCAGTTTTAATCAAGCGCATATTTTGGCCATCACTCAAGCGGTTATCGATCACCGTAATGGAGCCGGAATAACTGGCCCCTTGTATCTTGGGATCGACACTCATGGATTGTCACAAGCCGCATTTATTACTGCTATCGAGGTTCTGGTGGCAAACGAGATTAATGTCATCATTCATCGAGATGATGGTTTTACGCCAACACCAGTAGTCTCTCACTCGATCATTCAAGCGAACAAACAGCTAGATGCACTTAAGCCTGCATTAGCCGACGGTCTTATTATTACGCCTTCCCATAATCCCCCTCAAGATGGAGGCATCAAGTATAACCCGCCACATGGAGGCCCAGCGGAAGGTGAGATAACTAAATGGATAGAGCAAAAGGCTAACTATTATCTCGGCGATGGGCTCAAAGGGGTTAAACGCCTCGATTATGCTTATGCCATAGCGTCGCCGTTAGTGAAAGCTGAAGACTTGATTATGCCATACGTGGATGATTTAGATTCTGTTATCGATATGCAGGCCATCTCAGATTCGGGCATAAGCATCGGCGTCGATCCTCTGGGCGGTTCAGGTATTCATTATTGGTCTAAGATTGCTAAGCGTTATGATGTAGACATCAGCCTAGTTAATACTCGAATCGATCCAAGTTTCAGTTTTATGCCACTGGATAAAGATGGAAAAATTCGCATGGACTGTTCCTCACCTTATGCCATGGCGGGTTTGTTAAAGCAGCAAGATAATTTTGATCTTTGTATCGGTAATGACCCTGATTATGACCGACACGGTATCGTGTGTCCCGGTTCTGGGTTAATGAACCCCAATCACTTCTTGGCCGTGGCCATCGATTACCTAGTGACTCATAGGCCTAACTGGGCTGATAGTTTGATCATAGGTAAAACCTTAGTCTCTAGCGCCATGATTGACAAAGTCTGTGCTCAGCATGTTAAGCCACTGTGTGAAGTGCCTGTTGGATTTAAATGGTTCGTGGATGGTCTCGCCGATGCAAGTTTTGCATTTGGGGGAGAGGAGAGCGCCGGTGCGGCATTCTTGAGGCGTGATGGTACGACTTGGTGTACCGATAAAGACGGCTTTATTCTCGCACTACTGGCTGCTGAAATACTTGCCGTAACAGGTCAGACGCCGGCTAAGAGATATCAAGAACTTGTGGCGTTACATGGCGAGAGTTTTTATAAGAGAGTCGACAGTCCGGTACAAGCCGATAAGAAGGCTAAGTTTGCCCAAGTCTTGAAGAATGATGTGAATACCCGAACCTTAGGCACCGAAATTTTAGCGGGAGAGTCGATTTTAACTGTACTGACAAAGGCGCCAGGTAATAAGGCTGACATAGGTGGGATTAAGGTGATCACTGAAAATGCTTGGTTTGCGGCTCGCCCTTCAGGCACCGAAGCCCTGTTCAAAATCTACGGCGAAAGCTTTATCAGCCTGGCTCATCTGGAGCAAGTCATCGATGAGGCACAAGCCATGATCGATGCACTCCTGAGTTAA
- the astE gene encoding succinylglutamate desuccinylase, giving the protein MLQALIKSQDFLKFTLDNPHHIDESGSFSIGEHTHVEVWDTGVIVFEPKHAEGKDIVLSCAVHGNETAPIELCNDLIKDLLQEKVITKQRVLFLFGNPPAIINGTRFIEENLNRLFNGAHSAGEGLINPERIRAKKLEFYVDKFFSASSATEQRIHYDLHTAIRGSKHEKFAIYPYRPGRKYSAEQIMYLEACGIDTVLFHHEPTTTFSYYSSKNYQADAFTIELGKVLPFGQNDMTRFIALREMLNRLITNQDLELAKFDVNKVHLYQVCRAINKGFDDFEFTFANDVENFTAFPKGYILAKEGGMNIKVEHEVEAIVFPNAKVPVGQRTVLCLKPASTDNIA; this is encoded by the coding sequence GTGCTACAGGCGCTCATAAAGTCACAAGACTTTTTAAAATTTACTTTAGATAACCCACATCATATAGATGAAAGCGGTAGTTTTTCTATAGGCGAACACACTCATGTAGAAGTGTGGGATACGGGAGTTATCGTATTTGAGCCAAAGCATGCAGAAGGAAAAGATATTGTCCTCTCTTGTGCGGTACACGGTAACGAAACAGCCCCCATCGAGCTCTGTAATGACCTGATAAAGGACCTGCTACAGGAAAAGGTCATTACCAAGCAAAGAGTCTTGTTTTTGTTTGGTAATCCGCCAGCAATCATCAACGGCACCCGCTTTATCGAAGAAAACCTAAATCGTCTATTTAACGGTGCACACTCTGCGGGTGAGGGGCTGATTAACCCTGAGCGTATTCGAGCGAAAAAACTCGAGTTTTACGTCGATAAGTTCTTTTCGGCGTCTAGTGCAACTGAGCAAAGAATTCATTACGATCTGCATACGGCCATTCGAGGTTCAAAACATGAAAAGTTCGCTATCTATCCTTATCGCCCCGGTCGCAAGTATAGCGCCGAGCAGATCATGTATCTTGAAGCTTGTGGCATAGATACAGTTTTGTTCCATCATGAACCGACCACCACCTTTAGCTATTATTCTTCAAAGAATTACCAAGCCGATGCATTTACCATAGAGCTAGGTAAAGTCTTGCCCTTTGGCCAGAATGACATGACACGTTTTATCGCCTTAAGAGAGATGTTGAATCGCTTGATCACCAATCAAGACTTAGAGTTGGCAAAATTCGATGTGAACAAGGTTCACCTTTATCAGGTTTGCCGTGCGATCAACAAAGGCTTCGATGATTTTGAATTTACCTTCGCCAATGATGTTGAAAATTTTACTGCTTTCCCTAAAGGTTACATCTTAGCGAAAGAAGGTGGGATGAATATCAAGGTCGAGCATGAAGTCGAGGCCATCGTGTTCCCCAATGCTAAAGTACCGGTTGGACAGAGAACCGTTTTATGTCTAAAACCTGCCAGTACCGATAATATTGCTTAA
- the earP gene encoding elongation factor P maturation arginine rhamnosyltransferase EarP produces MTKPSSPAKHWDIFCTVIDNYGDIGVTWRLAKQLAHDFDIDVRLWVDDLNSFAHILPELDTKLTQQEIEKVGIYHWREPLAEQWHPGEVLIEAFACTLPSQVIEKLTDIDNPPNWLNLEYLSAEPWIDSCHGLPSLQSNGISKHFYFPGFTPSSGGLLCEHGLFEEREKWQADPENKARLLEDLGIEDVNNKDILISVFSYETTSLLSLCQSWQQGKKKVHALIPMGRSLNSLRTLVPDGLNLTSGDSLKLDSLTLHILPMTDQQSYDRLLWSCDFNIVRGEDSFVRAQWAAKPFIWHIYGQEDDAHLDKLSAFSSLYTASLDKETGVTWSRLNLAFNKEEDETAVNMWKKLHERRTLMDKHAIKWPKSALNDTDLATRLVQFVKKG; encoded by the coding sequence ATGACTAAGCCATCATCCCCTGCCAAGCACTGGGACATCTTTTGTACTGTTATCGACAATTATGGTGATATTGGTGTTACTTGGCGTCTAGCCAAGCAACTGGCACACGACTTCGATATCGATGTCAGACTCTGGGTAGACGATCTCAATAGTTTCGCCCATATACTGCCAGAGCTCGATACAAAATTAACCCAGCAAGAGATTGAGAAAGTTGGGATATATCATTGGCGAGAACCTTTGGCTGAGCAATGGCATCCAGGGGAAGTGCTTATCGAAGCATTTGCCTGCACCTTGCCATCACAGGTGATTGAGAAGTTAACTGATATCGATAATCCACCTAACTGGCTCAACTTAGAATACCTGAGCGCCGAGCCCTGGATAGATAGCTGCCATGGTTTACCCTCTCTGCAATCCAATGGGATCAGTAAGCATTTTTACTTTCCAGGGTTCACACCAAGCAGTGGTGGCTTGCTCTGTGAACATGGTTTATTCGAGGAAAGAGAAAAGTGGCAAGCCGACCCAGAAAATAAGGCTCGCCTACTTGAAGACTTAGGCATCGAAGACGTAAACAATAAAGACATTTTAATCAGCGTCTTTAGCTATGAAACTACATCGCTCTTGAGTCTGTGCCAATCGTGGCAACAAGGAAAAAAGAAGGTTCATGCCCTTATTCCCATGGGCCGGAGCCTTAACAGTCTCAGAACCTTAGTCCCTGATGGACTGAACTTAACGTCAGGAGATTCGCTGAAGTTAGATTCACTGACTTTACATATCTTGCCCATGACAGATCAGCAATCTTACGATCGTTTGCTTTGGAGTTGCGATTTCAACATAGTGCGTGGTGAAGACTCCTTTGTCCGTGCCCAATGGGCCGCTAAACCATTTATTTGGCATATATATGGCCAGGAAGACGATGCACATTTGGATAAATTATCTGCATTTAGTTCTCTTTACACAGCCTCGCTGGATAAAGAGACTGGAGTCACCTGGTCAAGGCTTAATCTGGCATTCAATAAAGAAGAGGATGAAACAGCCGTTAACATGTGGAAAAAGTTACATGAACGCCGCACCTTAATGGATAAGCACGCTATAAAATGGCCCAAGTCGGCATTAAATGACACAGATTTGGCAACTCGACTAGTGCAATTTGTCAAAAAAGGCTAA
- the seqA gene encoding replication initiation negative regulator SeqA, with protein sequence MKYIEVDEELYRHIAGKTERIGESASDILRRLLGLDVESINHDMPETISHPGMESTQAKPQTEVLASHKPEVNNDFSQCIDTDELAAQKGAVGRFLFILEAVYRAAPEQFSQVLQIQGRDRLYFATSKESLLKASKSANPKEIGQSGFWVTTNNNTAKKRNILTEVLQQYGTVEAQIEAITNNL encoded by the coding sequence ATGAAATATATCGAGGTCGATGAAGAGCTATATCGCCATATTGCCGGTAAGACAGAGCGTATTGGTGAGAGTGCTTCAGATATCCTGCGCCGCTTGCTTGGGCTAGATGTCGAGTCTATTAATCATGATATGCCCGAAACGATAAGCCATCCCGGAATGGAGTCGACTCAAGCTAAGCCTCAAACCGAGGTACTAGCTAGTCATAAGCCGGAAGTTAATAATGACTTCTCTCAGTGCATAGACACTGACGAACTTGCGGCACAGAAAGGGGCCGTGGGTCGCTTCCTATTTATTTTAGAGGCTGTGTACCGCGCCGCACCAGAGCAGTTTTCTCAAGTGTTACAGATACAGGGGCGAGATAGACTCTATTTTGCGACATCAAAAGAATCATTGCTTAAGGCCAGTAAATCGGCAAATCCAAAAGAGATAGGCCAAAGCGGCTTTTGGGTGACGACCAACAATAATACCGCCAAGAAGCGAAATATTCTGACCGAAGTCCTGCAGCAGTATGGCACGGTTGAAGCGCAAATTGAGGCGATTACTAATAATCTGTAA
- a CDS encoding thiamine pyrophosphate-dependent dehydrogenase E1 component subunit alpha, which yields MSNATSDNETVHRVSFLDRESVNIPILKVLQADGTVYDNAVLPAIDEVLAHRIYDTCVFTRVLDERMLGAQRQGRISFYMTCTGEEASIIGSTASLDDGDVILAQYREHAAIRYRGFTTEQFMNQLFSNEKDLGKGRQMPIHYGSAELNYQTVSSPLATQIPQATGVGYSFKMQGKRNIAICYFGEGAASEGDFHAGLNMAAVVKSPTIFFCRNNGYAISTPTSEQFCGNGIASRGPGYGIHTIRVDGNDMLAVLAATQQARAYAVENNAPVLIEAMTYRLGAHSSSDDPSGYRSKDEEAKWQQHDPVKRFKLWMINKGWLTEKQDAEMYEKYRKEVLAELKVAEKLPMAMLDTLIEDVYDTPTPRLQQQLKDLKKHLKKYPDSYPNSKGRL from the coding sequence ATGAGCAACGCAACAAGCGATAACGAGACTGTCCATCGTGTCAGTTTTCTCGACAGGGAATCAGTTAACATCCCTATTCTTAAAGTATTGCAAGCCGACGGAACCGTTTATGATAACGCTGTACTGCCTGCAATTGATGAAGTATTGGCTCATCGAATCTATGATACTTGTGTGTTCACACGCGTCTTAGATGAACGTATGTTGGGTGCACAGAGGCAAGGTCGTATCAGCTTCTATATGACATGTACCGGTGAAGAGGCCTCTATCATAGGCAGCACGGCTTCTTTAGATGATGGTGATGTGATATTGGCGCAATATCGTGAGCATGCGGCTATTCGTTATCGTGGTTTTACCACTGAGCAATTTATGAACCAATTGTTCAGTAATGAAAAAGATCTCGGTAAGGGCAGGCAGATGCCGATCCATTACGGCAGTGCTGAACTTAATTATCAAACAGTCTCGTCTCCCTTAGCCACACAGATCCCACAGGCAACAGGCGTAGGTTATAGCTTCAAGATGCAAGGAAAGCGTAACATCGCCATCTGTTATTTTGGTGAGGGCGCAGCGTCTGAAGGTGATTTCCATGCCGGTTTAAACATGGCTGCCGTAGTTAAATCACCCACCATCTTCTTCTGTCGTAACAATGGTTACGCTATCTCGACGCCAACAAGTGAGCAGTTCTGTGGTAATGGTATTGCCAGCCGCGGCCCTGGTTACGGGATACATACAATTCGCGTCGACGGTAATGATATGTTGGCGGTACTCGCTGCGACTCAGCAGGCCCGTGCCTATGCGGTAGAGAATAACGCACCTGTATTAATTGAAGCCATGACCTATCGTCTGGGTGCTCACTCATCATCGGATGATCCATCGGGTTATCGTTCTAAAGATGAGGAAGCTAAGTGGCAACAGCATGATCCCGTTAAGCGCTTTAAGTTATGGATGATCAATAAGGGCTGGTTAACCGAGAAGCAAGATGCTGAAATGTACGAGAAATATCGTAAAGAGGTCCTTGCAGAGTTAAAAGTAGCAGAGAAGCTGCCTATGGCTATGCTTGATACCTTAATTGAAGACGTATATGACACGCCGACCCCTCGTCTTCAACAACAGTTAAAAGACCTTAAGAAACATCTTAAGAAATACCCGGATTCCTATCCAAATAGTAAAGGGAGACTCTAA
- the fldA gene encoding flavodoxin FldA codes for MATVGLFFGSDTGNTEAIAKMIQKKLGKKMVEVKDIAKSTKEQIAEYDLLMFGIPTWYYGEAQCDWDDFFPDLEQINFEDKLIAIFGCGDQEDYAEYFLDAMGMVNEIVEGRGGIVIGHWPVTGYDFEASKGLTEDEKHFVGLGIDEDRQPELTEERVDAWVKQIYEEMCLAELED; via the coding sequence ATGGCAACTGTAGGTCTTTTTTTCGGTAGTGACACAGGTAACACCGAAGCCATCGCCAAGATGATCCAGAAAAAACTGGGTAAAAAAATGGTCGAAGTCAAAGACATCGCCAAGAGCACCAAGGAACAGATAGCGGAATATGATCTTCTCATGTTCGGTATTCCTACTTGGTATTACGGTGAAGCTCAGTGTGATTGGGATGATTTTTTCCCGGACTTAGAGCAGATCAACTTCGAAGATAAACTCATAGCCATCTTCGGATGTGGCGATCAGGAAGATTACGCCGAGTACTTTCTTGATGCCATGGGCATGGTCAATGAAATCGTAGAAGGCCGTGGCGGTATCGTCATAGGTCACTGGCCAGTCACAGGATACGATTTCGAAGCATCTAAAGGATTAACAGAAGACGAGAAACACTTCGTCGGTCTGGGTATCGATGAAGATAGACAACCTGAGCTGACCGAAGAGCGAGTCGATGCTTGGGTCAAACAGATCTACGAAGAGATGTGTCTGGCTGAATTAGAAGATTAA
- the efp gene encoding elongation factor P: MKTAHEMRVGNVLMVGKDPMVILKSETHNSGRSAAVVKMKLKNLLTGSATETAFKAEDKLEDIILERLDCTYSYYADPMYVFMDEEFNPYDVETENVGDAINYIVDGMEDIVQVTFYEGKAISIELPTTVAREVGYTEPSARGDTSGKVMKPATLLGTDFTLTVADFVKTGDMIEIDTRTHEFKKRV; this comes from the coding sequence ATGAAAACAGCTCACGAAATGCGAGTCGGTAATGTGCTCATGGTAGGCAAAGACCCTATGGTCATTCTCAAGTCTGAAACTCACAACTCTGGCCGTTCAGCTGCTGTTGTGAAGATGAAGCTGAAAAACCTACTGACAGGTTCAGCGACAGAAACCGCATTTAAAGCCGAAGATAAATTAGAAGACATCATCCTTGAGCGTTTAGATTGTACCTATTCTTACTACGCCGACCCTATGTATGTATTCATGGATGAAGAGTTTAACCCCTACGATGTAGAAACCGAAAATGTAGGTGATGCGATTAACTATATTGTTGATGGCATGGAAGATATAGTCCAAGTTACTTTTTATGAAGGTAAGGCTATCTCAATTGAGCTGCCCACTACTGTCGCACGTGAAGTTGGTTACACAGAGCCTTCGGCTCGTGGCGATACTTCTGGAAAAGTAATGAAGCCAGCGACATTACTTGGCACTGATTTCACCTTAACTGTTGCCGACTTCGTCAAAACAGGTGACATGATTGAAATTGATACTCGTACTCATGAGTTTAAGAAACGCGTATAG
- the ybfE gene encoding LexA regulated protein: MAKETSDRTTIDLFATEIRRGRPRSNPLPRDQQLKINKRNQIQRDKANGLKRIELKVSQDLYDALNEKALASNISRSQLIELILQKQVDA, encoded by the coding sequence ATGGCAAAAGAAACATCAGATAGAACCACAATCGATCTATTCGCCACAGAGATACGTCGCGGTCGTCCACGTAGTAATCCACTACCTAGGGATCAGCAGCTTAAAATCAATAAGCGCAATCAGATCCAACGCGATAAAGCGAACGGTTTAAAGCGAATAGAGTTAAAGGTGTCACAAGATTTATACGACGCCTTGAATGAGAAGGCTTTGGCCAGTAATATCAGCCGCAGCCAATTAATCGAACTAATATTGCAAAAGCAAGTCGACGCCTGA
- a CDS encoding DUF2788 domain-containing protein, translated as MLSQYMVQIEAIGLDLFFAAIFFFIGMAIHDVLKQGNVPKFGRIIVWSVLFLGCAGFIAKGMIQLFWEGVG; from the coding sequence ATGTTGTCTCAGTACATGGTACAGATTGAAGCAATAGGTTTAGACCTATTCTTTGCAGCAATTTTTTTCTTTATCGGCATGGCAATTCATGACGTACTGAAACAAGGTAATGTCCCTAAATTTGGCCGTATTATTGTTTGGTCTGTGCTATTTCTCGGCTGTGCCGGATTTATTGCAAAAGGAATGATTCAGCTGTTTTGGGAAGGCGTAGGGTAA
- a CDS encoding alpha/beta fold hydrolase, producing MHYISSGQGSAVILIHGLFGNLDNLKGLGRNLEERHRVVRIDVPNHGLSPHWQKMDYPLLAQAVIELMDSLQIEAAHILGHSMGGKVAMATALSYPNRVTSLIAADIAPVSYEERHEKVFSGLENIDLIGLKSRSDALKQLLTAGLDEGTAQFLLKNLSRTDEGFNWKMNLAGLKSCYKDLIAWHNDIEADAFLQYRKPTLFIRAGDSDYVTAEHRQAIISQFPQVQAKTIEGTGHWLHAQKPAIFNRIVIDFLAKHDGK from the coding sequence ATGCATTATATCTCTTCTGGCCAAGGTTCCGCTGTGATCTTAATTCATGGCCTTTTCGGAAATCTTGATAATTTAAAGGGCCTGGGAAGGAACCTGGAAGAGAGACATAGAGTGGTGCGAATCGATGTACCCAACCATGGACTCAGCCCCCATTGGCAAAAAATGGATTACCCTTTGCTGGCGCAAGCCGTCATTGAGCTTATGGACAGTTTACAAATAGAGGCTGCGCATATTCTTGGCCACTCCATGGGAGGCAAGGTAGCCATGGCTACGGCACTAAGTTATCCGAATAGAGTGACCAGTCTAATTGCCGCAGATATCGCTCCGGTCAGTTATGAAGAAAGACATGAGAAGGTTTTTTCAGGGCTTGAAAATATCGATCTCATCGGCTTAAAAAGTCGCTCTGATGCACTCAAACAGCTTTTAACAGCCGGATTAGATGAAGGCACGGCTCAGTTTTTATTAAAAAACCTATCGCGAACCGACGAAGGCTTTAACTGGAAAATGAACCTTGCAGGGCTAAAGTCTTGCTATAAAGACTTAATCGCTTGGCACAATGACATCGAAGCCGACGCATTTTTACAATATAGAAAGCCCACCCTATTTATACGTGCCGGCGACTCAGATTATGTCACAGCAGAACATAGACAGGCCATCATAAGTCAGTTTCCTCAGGTTCAGGCTAAAACCATTGAAGGGACGGGTCATTGGCTCCATGCGCAAAAACCCGCCATTTTCAATCGAATAGTGATCGACTTTCTCGCTAAACATGACGGTAAATAA